CTTTTGAACTTGAGAATAGCGGCTCTCAAATAATTTATTATAATGAATAAGTTTGTTATGAATACCCCGATTCCGTCACTGTTCGTTTGTTTCCTGCTTGTTCCTTCTGCGTATTATTATTCAGGAGGGCTAACTAGTTTTCGAACCGGGTTAATGCGTGGCCGCACTTTTTTCCAAGAGGTCATTACCTCTCGAAAAAAAATAGGGCGAATTTGCTCACAATTTCCGCGTTATCAAGCAGTGCCGACTTTATTCTTATTTTTTACAGCATCCTATATTTTCAAGCATGGGGGTATCTGGGGCGGGATTGTCAACGCTGCAGTAAAGTTGCGTAGCATTGGCATCAAGGGAATTCTATTCGCGAGTGCGGCAAATATCCATAATTTGCGCGTAAGTGGCGTAAATCCCCACCAGAGAATCCTCCTGTTTTTTTGTAAAAATATGAAGCCAAGCCGTCTCATGCTTTCTTTTTTGCACATTCTGAAAATTAACAAATATGAGATTGAAGTATTTACGGAACAAAACACTTTTTTTGTAAAGAATTTTTGCCGATTACGGCACCTTGGAGTACGAAGAGTTGTTGCCAGTAGCGCCCGTGCAAATATATTGGACTATCTATATGATATTGGTGATAGCTATTCGGTCTACCTTCTTCCACCCGCAGGACTGCACCATGTCGTGCTTGACTGCATTCGATACAATTCACCCAGAGCAAAAATTATCTGTGTGTGCGAAGACTCTGAAGAAGTACGTCCTCTTGACACAGATCTCCTTGGAAAAATTGATTATCTTATTGCCGGTCAAGTTTCTTTCAAGCCAGTAGGCCTTTCCATCATCACCCCACCCAATCTGTCAGGTAATTCCAGCCACATTGAGCAGGATGATGTCATAGCCTTCCTGCAAAAATGTGAGCTGCTATCCCCATCAGTATTGGCCCAATATTTTACACAGAAGCCATTCCCCGCAGCTATTCCAGGCGATCCGGCCTTATCTTTTGTCGTAAAAGTGCCCAGGGATTCTGGCAATATTAAAGGAGTCGTAAGCGCTTTGCTTGATGCAAGCGACAAGGCATGCCTCCCATGCGAAATCATATTTTGGGGAGGCGATGTCCCAGCGTGGGCTTCCGAGATGAATATTCCTTGGCAACATGCCCGCGAAGTTGATGGACTGTCTCTAAAAAGTTTGAGATTTCTCGAATCGGTTTGCCAAGGTGATTATATCTTGCTGGCTGGTGCAGAAGAGCTTCTGATGGGTGGATTGGCTGAAGGGATTGCCATTTTGAAGAATTCCCCCTCAGTTGCAGTGTGCGGTGGTCGCCTCCTTAGTCTTCAAGGCTCCTTGTGTGAAGCTGGTGCTAGGATGAACGGTGGGCGTATCCAGCCCTTGGGGCAAGGAGAAGCGTGGAATGCACCATTTTTTATGGTATCACGTTCAGTGCCCTTAGTTTCCACCAATCTGGCTTTGTTCCGGAAAAAGGATGGACTGTTTTCTTCTCAAAGGCATGATGTGTTGTTTTTCAACGAGAGTGGCGGATATATTGGATTTTCAGGCGAACTTCCCCTAACTATAGTGTGCCCGAATATGGAGGCATACCTACTTGGCGGAGAGCAATCAAAAGATTGCCAGCTTCCCCCTATTTGCGATACCTCCGCAATTCAAATTGCATCTCAGGATCGCTATCGGGCAGCATCGCAACTTTCCAACGGTGAACGTTCTTTGAACATTCTTTACTATTCACCGTATCAATCGCATCCCGCCAGCCACGGAAATCGTAGTACAATCCAATTTTTCGGCAAGATATTCAGAGAGAAAGGATGCAAGACTCACTTCGCCTTGCTAGGGCTTGATCGCTATACACCAGAAGATCAACAAGCCATGCGCGACGCCTGGGATTCCTTTACCATATTGCCATACCCATTCCAAGACGATAGCTCATTGGGAGAGGATATTCCCTTTGACGGTTGGTATGAAAAAGGATTGGGTGAGCACATTGCCTATCTGTGCGCAAAATTCAAGATTGATATCTTATTTTGCTCCTATGTATTTCAGTCAAAAATGTTGGAGTTTGTGCCACCCCATATTCTCAAGGTCATTGATACACACGACAAAATGGGAGGCCGCTACGAGGCGCAGAAGGCACGAGGGTTAAAGACAGAGTTTTTTTCTTGCACACCCGAAGATGAGGGGCGCTATCTGCGCAGAGCTGATATTGTTGTGGCCCGGCGAGCAGAGGAGGCTAACTATTTCAATGAGGTTTCAGGGCGTGATACCGCTATTGTTATTCCACATGTTGAGCCCCCGCATTTTATTGAACGCAAGTATGATCGTTTGGCTTCGGTAGGAATTGTGGCCAGTGCCAATAGAATTAATCTTGATTTGGTGACTGATTTTTTGCTTGCGCTCAAATCGAAGGTAGCCGATGTGCCGTTTTCTGTGCGCATCGCAGGTCAGGTCTCCACCATGCTTGACGACGTCTCAGCGGATAAGCGATGGATTTTTAATGAGCCATGGGTTTGCATACTTGGGTTCGTGGATGATATCAAAACGTTTTATGCAGAAGTCGATGTTGTTGTTTCCCCCGTACTGTTAGGCACAGGTATAAATGTGAAAACTGTACAAGCCATGGCATACGGTATGCCGTTGGTCACTACAGCGTGTGGCTGCAAGGGCATTGAAACTGGTAATCCCATGCATTCACAATTATCTATGGGTGGTGTTGTTGACTGCGTACTTCTGTTGCATGCTGAGCCGCAGCGACTAGAGTCTTTGGCTGACTGCAGTAAAGAGCGATATGATACATTTTATAAAACTAGTTTAGA
The DNA window shown above is from uncultured Desulfovibrio sp. and carries:
- a CDS encoding glycosyltransferase, with the translated sequence MNKFVMNTPIPSLFVCFLLVPSAYYYSGGLTSFRTGLMRGRTFFQEVITSRKKIGRICSQFPRYQAVPTLFLFFTASYIFKHGGIWGGIVNAAVKLRSIGIKGILFASAANIHNLRVSGVNPHQRILLFFCKNMKPSRLMLSFLHILKINKYEIEVFTEQNTFFVKNFCRLRHLGVRRVVASSARANILDYLYDIGDSYSVYLLPPAGLHHVVLDCIRYNSPRAKIICVCEDSEEVRPLDTDLLGKIDYLIAGQVSFKPVGLSIITPPNLSGNSSHIEQDDVIAFLQKCELLSPSVLAQYFTQKPFPAAIPGDPALSFVVKVPRDSGNIKGVVSALLDASDKACLPCEIIFWGGDVPAWASEMNIPWQHAREVDGLSLKSLRFLESVCQGDYILLAGAEELLMGGLAEGIAILKNSPSVAVCGGRLLSLQGSLCEAGARMNGGRIQPLGQGEAWNAPFFMVSRSVPLVSTNLALFRKKDGLFSSQRHDVLFFNESGGYIGFSGELPLTIVCPNMEAYLLGGEQSKDCQLPPICDTSAIQIASQDRYRAASQLSNGERSLNILYYSPYQSHPASHGNRSTIQFFGKIFREKGCKTHFALLGLDRYTPEDQQAMRDAWDSFTILPYPFQDDSSLGEDIPFDGWYEKGLGEHIAYLCAKFKIDILFCSYVFQSKMLEFVPPHILKVIDTHDKMGGRYEAQKARGLKTEFFSCTPEDEGRYLRRADIVVARRAEEANYFNEVSGRDTAIVIPHVEPPHFIERKYDRLASVGIVASANRINLDLVTDFLLALKSKVADVPFSVRIAGQVSTMLDDVSADKRWIFNEPWVCILGFVDDIKTFYAEVDVVVSPVLLGTGINVKTVQAMAYGMPLVTTACGCKGIETGNPMHSQLSMGGVVDCVLLLHAEPQRLESLADCSKERYDTFYKTSLEEFDTLLSSC